Below is a window of Rhodopseudomonas sp. P2A-2r DNA.
GCGCAAAAGACCTCGACGACGGCGCCGCACTGCAGATCGTCACCGACGCGCTGGAGATCACGAAGGGCACGGCGACAAAGCTCGTGGTCAACGACTACTGGCGCGCGGCGATCGTCGCAGGTGCCGAGCACCTGCATCTCGGCCAGGAGGATCTGGTCGAAGCCGATCTCGATGCAATCCGCGACGCCGGGCTGACGCTGGGCATCTCGACCCACGACGACGAGGAACTGGAGACCGCGCTGCGCGCCAAGCCCGACTACATCGCGCTGGGGCCGATCTTCCCCACCACGCTGAAATCCATGCGCTTCGCGCCGCAGGGCATCCCCAAGCTCACCACCTGGAAGGCGCGCATCGGCACCATCCCGCTGGTGGCCATCGGCGGCATCAAGCTGGAACAGGCCGCGGAGATCTACGCCGCCGGCGCCGATTCCATCGCCGTGGTCAGCGACGTCACGCAAAATGCCGATCCGGATGCGCGCGTGCGCGCGTGGCTTGGCGCAAGCGCGGAGGTGGCGTGATGGACAACGAACTCTGCAAAAGCCGTCATCCTGAGGAGCGCGCTCTGCGCGCGTCTCGAAGGACGACGGCGTGCCCCACGCATCCCTCGAGGCTCGCCGAAGACGGCGAGCACCTCCAGCCTGAACGCAATTACGTTCAGGCGGGGATGACGATCTCAATTTTTGCCTTCAAAAACAAAATCTAGCAGGAGGATTCCCATGAACATCCGCTCCAATCCCGACACCACCCTGCCCGCCGTCACCACCGGCCCGCTGCCGTCGTCACGAAAAGTCTATTCCATCCCGGAGAGCGCGCCGGACCTCCGCGTGCCGATCCGCGAGATCATCCTCAGCAAGGGCGCCGGCGAGCCGGACCTGCCGGTCTACGACACTTCGGGCCCCTACACCGATCCCAACGTCATCATCGACGTCAATGCCGGCCTGCCGCGTCCGCGCGCCGCCTGGGTCAAGGAGCGCGGCGGCGTCGAGGAATATGAAGGCCGCGACATCAAGCCGGAAGACAACGGCAATGTCGGCGCGGCGCACGCCGCAAAGTCCTTCACGGCCTATCACAAGCCCATGCGCGGCGTGGGCGACGCCATGATCACCCAGTATGAGTTCGCCCGCGCCGGCATCATCACCAAGGAGATGATCTACGTCGCCGAGCGCGAGAACCTCGGCCGCAAGGTGCAGCTGGAGCGCGCCGAGGCCGCCTTGGCCGACGGCGAAAGCTTTGGCGCCTCGGTGCCGGCCTTCGTCACGCCGGAATTCGTGCGCAGCGAGATCGCCCGCGGCCGCGCCATCATCCCCTGCAACATCAACCATGCCGAGCTCGAGCCGATGATCATCGGCCGCAACTTCCTGACAAAAATCAACGCCAATATCGGCAACTCCGCGGTAACCTCCTCGGTCGAGGAGGAAGTCGACAAGATGGTGTGGTCGATCCGCTGGGGCGCCGACACCGTGATGGACCTGTCCACCGGCCGCAACATCCACACGACGCGTGAATGGATTCTCCGCAATGCGCCGATCCCGATCGGCACCGTGCCGATCTACCAGGCGCTGGAGAAGTGCGACGGCGATCCGGTGAAGCTGACCTGGGAGCTGTACCGCGACACGCTGGTCGAACAGTGCGAACAGGGGGTCGATTACTTCACCATCCACGCCGGCGTTCGCCTGCCCTACATCCACCTCACCGCCAACCGCGTCACCGGCATCGTGTCGCGCGGCGGCTCGATCATGGCCAAGTGGTGCCTCGCGCATCACAAGGAAAGCTTCCTCTACACGCATTTCGAAGAAATCTGCGACCTGATGCGCAAGTACGACGTGTCGTTCTCGCTCGGCGACGGGTTGCGTCCCGGCTCGATCGCGGATGCCAACGACCGCGCCCAGTTCGCCGAGCTGGAGACTTTGGGCGAGCTGACAAAAATCGCATGGGCCAAGGGCTGCCAGGTGATGATCGAAGGCCCCGGCCATGTGCCGCTGCACAAGATCAAGATCAACATGGACAAGCAGCTCAAGGAATGCGGCGAGGCGCCGTTCTACACCTTGGGGCCACTGACCACCGACATCGCGCCGGGCTACGACCACATCACCTCTGGCATCGGTGCGGCCATGATCGGCTGGTTCGGCTGCGCCATGCTGTGCTACGTGACGCCGAAGGAGCATCTGGGTCTCCCCAACCGCGACGACGTGAAGGTGGGCGTCATCACCTACAAGATCGCGGCGCACGCCTCCGATCTCGGCAAGGGCCATCCCGCCGCCCAGCTGCGCGACGACGCGCTCAGCCGCGCCCGCTTCGACTTCCGCTGGGAGGACCAGTTCAACCTCGGCCTCGACCCGGAAACCGCGCGCAGCTACCACGACGAGACGCTGCCCAAGGACGCCCACAAGGTCGCGCACTTCTGCTCCATGTGCGGCCCGAAGTTCTGCTCCATGAAGATCACCCAGGACGTCCGCGACTACGCGGCCACCCTCGGCGACAACGAGAAGGCGGCGCTGAACCTCGGCGGCGACGGCAAGCTTGTCAGCATGGGCATGACCATGTCGGGCGTGATCGAGGACGGCATGGCGACCATGAGCCAGAAGTTCAAGGACATGGGCGAGCAGGTCTATGTGCAGGCCGAAGCCGTGAAGGCGAGCAATCGGGAGCTGTAAAGCAACAAGCGTAGGGCGGGCTAGCCGAAGGCGTAACCCGCCCTACGATCGCAACACGATGCTACGTTTCACCGAACTGACCATCCGCATCGACGTCACCGGCCCATCGTGCGTCTGACAGTTCTTGCCGGTCGGCGGATGGCCGATTGCCTGCCCGCTCCACAAGGCCCAGGCTTCGTTGAACCGCCATCCCGGCTCGCGCGACAGATCGCCGGTGCGCGCCGGAAGGGTGCGCTTATCTCGCGGGGTTACGGCCATGGCTTTCCGACGGGCTGCTTTCATCGTTGCGTTAGCGGGCGTCATTGCAGGCGCTTCGGCCACAACCGCGCTGGCGCTGGGGGACGGGCCGGCGATCGCGAGCGACTGGGCCGACCTGGCGGCGCCGCGCGAAGAATGCTTCGCACGCGGCGAGGCGGCGATCCGGCACATGGATTTCGGCGAGATCGAGCGCACGAAATATTCCCGTTTCGCCAGCCGGGAGGACTACACGATCTCGGTGCGCTGCGAGCCGGAAAAGAGCATCGTACTGTTTCTCGCCGCCGGCAGCGACCGCCAGCGAGCCCATGCGCTGCAACTCAATCTGCAGCGAAACTACCTGATGGAGAAATAGCAAGCGTAGCCGCATGAGCGCAGCGATATGCGGGTTCCAGCGCGCTCCAGCTGCTTTGCAAATCTCCCCAGCGTTGATATCTCTTCCCCATCGCAAGGCTGAAAAGCTGCTGGAGATAGAATTTATGACGTCAATCCGCGCTTGTCTCGCCGGCGTGCTGTTCCTTGCGGCGTCGATCTGCAGCGATCGGGCTTCGGCGCAGACGCCTCCCGCCGTTGAGAAACTGAACGCCTATGTCGGCTGCATCAACCGGCTGTCGGCACGCGCGCAGGATTCGCGTGCGCGCTATTTCAGCTGGGTCGGCAAGAACGGGCCGACCGGCAAGGAGCCGGTCATCTATGGCACCTACACGATCTACGACACCGCGGATTGCCAGAAGAAGGTCGAGGCCGCCAACGCACTGGAGCCGCGCGATGCGGCGCTCGAAGCTGCCGCTTCAGCCTATGTGACGGCCGTGACCGCGCTGGGGCCCCTGCTCAAGGAAGCCGACGACTACTACACGCAGGAGAACTACAAGGACGACAAGATGGCCAAGGGCCGCGCGCTGCATCCGCGCCTGGTCGCGGCCTGGGACGCCTTTGCCGCTACCGACAGGAATCTGCGCAATGGCGTCGAAGCGATCAACGACAAGCGCAAGGCCGAGGAACTGGCGGCCATCGAGGCCAAGGAGGGCCGCAGCGCGCGCTACTACGTGGAGGCGCTGATGGTCGACGCCAAGCGCGTGCTGCGCGCGGAGGACACGGCAAGCCCGGACATCGCGGCAATCACCCAGGCGCTGGACGCCTATGAAACAACGGTCAAGGCTACCGAAGCGGCGGGCGCGGCCGGCGGCGCCAAAATCGGATCGATGTTCATCAGCAATGCCAAATCGTTCCTGACCACGGCCAAGCAACT
It encodes the following:
- a CDS encoding thiamine phosphate synthase; translation: MPYPDRFYPVVATLDWIRRLTALGVGTVQLRAKDLDDGAALQIVTDALEITKGTATKLVVNDYWRAAIVAGAEHLHLGQEDLVEADLDAIRDAGLTLGISTHDDEELETALRAKPDYIALGPIFPTTLKSMRFAPQGIPKLTTWKARIGTIPLVAIGGIKLEQAAEIYAAGADSIAVVSDVTQNADPDARVRAWLGASAEVA
- the thiC gene encoding phosphomethylpyrimidine synthase ThiC, encoding MNIRSNPDTTLPAVTTGPLPSSRKVYSIPESAPDLRVPIREIILSKGAGEPDLPVYDTSGPYTDPNVIIDVNAGLPRPRAAWVKERGGVEEYEGRDIKPEDNGNVGAAHAAKSFTAYHKPMRGVGDAMITQYEFARAGIITKEMIYVAERENLGRKVQLERAEAALADGESFGASVPAFVTPEFVRSEIARGRAIIPCNINHAELEPMIIGRNFLTKINANIGNSAVTSSVEEEVDKMVWSIRWGADTVMDLSTGRNIHTTREWILRNAPIPIGTVPIYQALEKCDGDPVKLTWELYRDTLVEQCEQGVDYFTIHAGVRLPYIHLTANRVTGIVSRGGSIMAKWCLAHHKESFLYTHFEEICDLMRKYDVSFSLGDGLRPGSIADANDRAQFAELETLGELTKIAWAKGCQVMIEGPGHVPLHKIKINMDKQLKECGEAPFYTLGPLTTDIAPGYDHITSGIGAAMIGWFGCAMLCYVTPKEHLGLPNRDDVKVGVITYKIAAHASDLGKGHPAAQLRDDALSRARFDFRWEDQFNLGLDPETARSYHDETLPKDAHKVAHFCSMCGPKFCSMKITQDVRDYAATLGDNEKAALNLGGDGKLVSMGMTMSGVIEDGMATMSQKFKDMGEQVYVQAEAVKASNREL
- a CDS encoding YiiG family protein, yielding MTSIRACLAGVLFLAASICSDRASAQTPPAVEKLNAYVGCINRLSARAQDSRARYFSWVGKNGPTGKEPVIYGTYTIYDTADCQKKVEAANALEPRDAALEAAASAYVTAVTALGPLLKEADDYYTQENYKDDKMAKGRALHPRLVAAWDAFAATDRNLRNGVEAINDKRKAEELAAIEAKEGRSARYYVEALMVDAKRVLRAEDTASPDIAAITQALDAYETTVKATEAAGAAGGAKIGSMFISNAKSFLTTAKQLMRRIRDKVPYSSGDRMMLSGGGGGSGWMVQGSPPRLLRDYNQLVDAYNSDARM